GCAGGTGAAAATCTTCGAGGAGGACTTCAGGAAGGAGAGGAGTGATCGGGAGAGGATGAACGAGGAGAAGGAAGACTTGCGACGCCAAGTGGAAAGACTCCAGGGTCAGATGACCAATCTAACCAACCAGGTTGGTGCAtggatttttctttttgtttaaaAGAGGAACAGAAATCCCCACGCCACTCCTCCGCCTCATCACCTAGGAGTGGCTCACACTTGAGCGGTTTCCTCACTCGTAATATCTGTTATGAGAGAATGACAATAAAATCCCCACCTGTAAATAGATCGGTATTTACAGTAAATATTGAAAATAGCTGCGGCTAACTCATGTTTCAGCCAACCATGTCACACCAATGACGATCAGCCAGTTTCAGTATCAGATGTTTATGTATGACGATATGATGTTGTGTGAAAAagttaatgtgtgtctgtgtgtgtgtatttgtgtgtttaaagCTTCACCAAGCCCAGAAtgagtgtcagagagagagatctgaaaGATGTAAGCTGGAGAGACTGCAGATGCATCATAAGCAGGTACCGTGCAACTTTTACCTTGAACAACAGCGCCATCTTGTGGctgatgaaataaaaaaaaaatcacctttTATCCTTGTAATAAAGCTTTGCAAACCTATATCCCTTTTTTACCATGTACCTCTGTTGACACGTTATGCCTGTCAGTATTGATTAAACTGTGTTGCATTTTCACATGTTAACTCACAACTTAACTAAAAATCTCCATGGTTACTAGACCGATAAGAAACAAAACCATGACTCTACTTACTGACCACAACTTTTCCTCGGAACCTTGTAGGATGGGCAGCCAGAGCGACGCACCTCTGACCCTACCACtggggcggcggcggcggcgccCAACGGACCCATGAGCCCCCCGTACTGCGGCCCCTTTGTGCAGGTGGGCCACCAGGGCCTGGAGGGCTGGCCAATCCACTTCCCTCCCCGCATGCCCAACCTCAGCACCGCACCCGGCCGAGACTTCCAGCCTGTCACcccagtaagcacacacacacacatacacatacacatacacacacacactcagagagaaacaaacatgcAAAGACGCACACATAATAACAGTGCAGCGTAACATACGTCATCAACACTTGTTTACCAAAGATATGCTCACTCTTGTTACATGATTatcacctacaaaacacaaaacagtgGTTGTTTTGCTCATCTGAAAAGATTTAATACCAACAACACACTTAGCAGCTGAGGTGCCTTCTCTGCCCTGCTGACACTGGCTCTGGCTGTGGCTTGTTTCAGGGCTTCCCCTGGCAGTCCTCCTTCCCCCAGCCCAGAGGCAACCGAGGGCAGGCCGACACCGCGCGCCCTCCTCCCGAGAACACCGGTGAGCCAGCAACCAGCACCGCAGGCTGTATTGTGCAAAACATGATGTTGTGATATCAATCAATGTGATTAACACCACTGATGGGTTACTAACTCAATTATGCTGTATTGTTTACAAAAATAACATTTGTGAAGTTTTACTAATTCAATTATGCTGTATTGTACACAAAACATTTGTGTCTGTACCTCTGATGTTTTAATAACTCAAGATTATATAATTTACAAGGTAATATAATGTCTGTGGAAAATATCCAAATCATAATTTCCCCTAAATTTtctcaaaaatgacatttttgaaAGGCTCTGAAGTGTGTGACTGAAAGGTGACATGCCAATCATGCTGTGTGCTGACCGGGGGGAGATGGTAGACGCCTGCTGTGGCCAAGTCTTTTTGAagagattttaaaaaaaaaaaatcacattacAAGCCACAGAAGCAAGATTAAAGATTTTAAATTCAACCGATGCGGTTAAATCCAAATCTTAATGGAGCTGAAAGTATGGCTTTCATAGTATAGACTTTCTATTTTTGCCAGTGGTGTTGTAGGATTTGCTGCTGGTTTTCGCTTCACTTGTTAACATGCCATATCAACTCAAAATGTGAAGAGAAATGCATCCAGGTAGACGCAGAAGCAGAAATGTCTGCCAAGAGCAGACACAAGGACGTCATGcacatatggaccctttcaagagagttccattatcagcatcatagttggccccacaagacttcctttttaacattccatatgttatcttaatgcagaggaagtagattggggcccaaatagaacgttcaagcattgtttttgtttttattgttgaaagggtctattgacATGTGCCCTTTTCCTTTGTCATCAGAGGCCAGCGCATCGGGTTACGGAAAAAGGGATCGCCAGAACATCGACCCTGGGAAGCACTAATGGCAGTCATTCTGTCCCTGGGACGGTGCCCGGCTAGTAGCAGATGCAGTTTCATTTCAGTTGGCATGGTGTGGGTTTCAGAACTATAGGTTCCTACTGGATCGATATTCTATTGTAATGTTGTTTATACTTCAGTTTTATAAGCCTATTTGTGAGACACTGTTTTCCCTATCAAGAGTATATAGACatattatttgatttttttttttttctttccgtTTTGATTTATTGAACTTCTATTAGTTATACCGTTTTAAATTATATGCGTTATTATATAATTCTATGCAGGAACCGATGGTTTTAAAGGATCAAAATAATTGTACCATCATAACTATTACCATAGCCAGTGAATGAGTGCTTCGTATAAATGAGATGTACATCATAAAATTGACATTAATGTAAATTGAGGACTATTGTTCATTTTCAGTTGGTATGTTGTGGTAGTCCGGAATAGAGTGAAGGGAAAGGTTCTATCCTTAATGGCATATCTGGTGGCACTGGTGACGTTCTGCTGGAATGTTATTATCTGATGATTGGTTGCCAGTTTGTTACCGATTGTAATTTTGATGTTCATCCACTGAGTTAGTTTCATTTTATGTGCTTTAATTATTCAGAGatttttgttttcttatttGATCATATGGATGTGAATTACCAATgatttataattataattattattattatttataatctgTTTTTCCATAGACTATTGTTTCATTGTCCTAAGTAATGATGTTCTTTGTGTATCCGTCAGTGTCTCCCCACTCTTGTATATTGTAGCTGTTGAAGGATTGCAGTAAAGTGTATGCATACGCGTGCAATGTGTACACATGGAGTTAGAAACCGCAAACATTCTGCGTGAACGCAGTCCCCATTTCCCCCTCTGCCTTTGATTTGGAAGCCATAAAGGGATTTgaacagacagggggtgctgaGGTAGAGGTGGTCGTTTGAAGAGTGTTTCTGCTCTCATAGGAATGTGACATCCTCTATTATGTATTAGATCATGTAGACACGTGACACGGGACCTGCTCTGTGTGGCTCTGTCGATGCTAGAGCTTAACCACTAGCCAACAGTAGCTAGTCTCACTATTAGGCATATCGATTGTTGCTCTGCAAGCTGTGCAAAACCTGTGGAAAGGCAAGAGTAAATGTGTTGGTGTATACATTGTACCGGTTTTGTTTTCCTCGGCTGAGAGTTTCTTGCTGTGTTACAAAAGACGCTGTGCGGTTTATATTAATGTACATCCATCTCCACTTGCAAGTTGCCTTTTGTTGACATGTCATAAAGCCTCGCCTGTAAGAACGAGATCTCTTACCTCAAAACAGCTGATCAACTAGTCTATTCATGGCCTCATTATTACCTCTGAGAAATCTGGCGTTTCATAGACCCACTGTGCATGTGTCACAATGCCCTGGAGCATTGAAGGTAAACAGGATCAGTGTAACATAATTCCGCTCCTGCATATAAAAATGATTTGCGTTTTCTGTGATCTCTGGAATTGCAGTGCAATTAGACTTGCTGTCAATATGGTATGACGTGTGTCCTGTAAATAAAAACGAAAATGTCTAGATAGTTACCTTGGGAACGCACGGTACTGAGTTTCAAGTCAACAGTCTTTATCAAAGTTTATCAAATTCCTTCGGATTTGCAAGTGGAAGGGTTGTCAGTTGAAATGCACTTTGAAATGTCTGCTTTCTTTACTGGTTTAGCTGTGATTTTGACTGGATTGTAGTTTTGTGCTTTTTGGAGTGAACCTTTTTCCCCCAGTAGGCGAAAGCACATCTTACGTATGTGAAACCCCTTTTGTATTTGACTAgcataataaatatattctaaaTGTCTTTATATCGTACTTAAGTTAGTTGCCATTTAATATGCTTGTACTTGTTTTTAGCTATATGCTCATGCCACTGTCTAACATTACCCCAAAGAAATATCAAATAATTAACAGAAGATTGTATACATTTCCAACTTGAACAAAATACTATTTCTTTACCTTGAGTTAAGCTTCATAGTCTTCTCAGCTCATTCCACACATTTTAACACACTTTTCCACaaaaggattttttttattattgaaacAAATACATGAAGGCTTCAGTAGGCACTGTGTGTCCGTGGGGTACTGGGGAAGAAGGCCTGATCCACAGGGGCCTCAGAGTGGCTTGAATGCACTAAGAGCCACTCTGGCCCTGCAGCTTTCAGGTGAGGCCCCACAGGGTCTCTGCTTTCAGGCCTCACCGTCACTAATAGGCAACCCCTCCCGCCCTCCACACCGACCTACTGCTGCcagggaggacacacacacacggacacagagGGCCTCGCTTTCtaacactatctacattttttttgttttttgtttttatgggGGGTTGTCACTGTTATCACTTGCTCATTTTCAGATTGTTTAGAAGTAATGCAATTTTACATGTTGAAAATGGTTGCTGGAGGTCAGATTTCTGTTccaattgtttttgttgtctgcCGGTAGATGGAGCATATTTATATTTAGGAGTTATATTTTTGGAGGTATTGCAGGATGTCTGCTCGGACTTCGGAGACGTTCACCCTCGGGAACCACCGCATCACAGGCTTTCCGTCTGGTCCGATAAGGAACTTCTCAAAGTTCCACTTGATGTCGCTCCCTTTGAAAGGCTCCCAGAACAGCCTATTCGTGGGATTCCCAAAGTTCTCTCCAACAGGTGGGCAAGCGTTCTACAGACAAGagaaaatgtatgttttttttacccccaATACAGATGTTGGAATGACAAAGAATATGTTAGAAGAAGGTAGACTGAATGTCTCCTGGCTTTGCCACAGTCATTGTATGATTATCTATTCTTTACTGTTGGGTACTTTAACCCTGGATGATTCTGTGTCAAGTCAGAGACTCATATTCTGGAGTACGCTGTGCTACGGGTGTGCCTCTCTCCTGTATACAGGACTGGATCTCACATTTCACTTTGGTATACAATATTTTTACCAAcactacgctaggtcgaagtactcctaagtgctattgcgccacacattgtagttctcctgtttattcgcttggaaaatcgccacgtttcatgttgtgtgaccttacgccacgtttcatgttgtgtgaccttacacatttttatcaactacacatttttatcaactactcattctgctcccacctacttgaatgccctcttacagacttacactacctccagaccgctgcgctcctctgacgaacgacgtctagctctaccaccggtacgctcaagccaatccaaacttttctcatctgttgttcctcgttggtggaacacacttccagttcctacaagggcagggacatccttttccactttcaaaaaactcctgaagacccagctctttagagaacatctactctcatagcaacacttacaacaagtcttactgatcctagcactcaccagccgttttaaactgacaagtaactgttaaaaacagcactcaccgacgcacttattcttactgtactctaatgttcttttaaactgtcctaaaattgtgagaattgttctaaaacttactgtttaccatgttgttagtcgctttggttaaaaagcgtcagccaaatgtaatgtaatgtaatgtactcgtgcaactgtatttaagtagggaaaacgtggatgtttttgattactgctatcttccaccctctatggctacgtctgagccctctagcatagcaacatgctaacacatttgcgccgcgcaccagagcgtttgagtgcacgtaccgaccgaggtatgactcaacttgtgaaagttaaggtaagaacatatattactactgacattgggtggcgtgttcctttaacaggtgccataattcaaaatcctcatgttattttcccatggGATCTTAAAGATGGCggctttttgtaggcgaacttcagaggtctatggtaTGAAGCCCGCCCAggcgatttgattggcctgaacACATCCGCGTCTGGCATAGAGAATTCTCAATGTAGTGACTCCAGATCGAATTTCCCGAACTCAATATTGTTGGCAGGATAAATTTGGGCTGACTTCCAGGCTCTTTCCTGCAATGAATGTGCACTACTGCAATAAGAATGAGTTTGAACAGTTTGATATCATTCCACAGAAGGCCTAGATGAGCTGGTTCTAAAAGGTTACTCACCTTGAGGAACGTGAAGAGGCCTTGTTCTTTCCGACCATTCACGTCACCCTTTTCAAACAATTGGAAGTTGGGAACAAACCCATTGCCTAGGCGGGCATACCTATAGAACATCATGTACAGTCAATTTAACCTTATCATGGATTTAGATCTATACATGGAAACATACATCATATATACAATACAGACAGTGAAATCCCCTTAGGTCTTCAGAGTTTCACAGGCAGCCACTGGAGTAAAATGGTGGTCTGCCTTAAATTACTTCCAAAATGAATAGAAGTTAAGAGCAGAGGGCAATCAGTGGTGCACACTACCTGCAGGAAACAGACTAATTACGAGGCTTTTCTTGAATAGGCCATGATGATTGATAAATAGATTCCAGCCCTTTCTTCACTACACAGAAATTGGATATGCCTAATGCTCCACTGCATGCCATGCAACTTAATGTCACTTAGACAGACTTAATGGTTCCCTGGTAATTAAAGCAAACAATGTAAGTACTCACTTTAGAGTGGGCAGAATTTCATGGTTGTTTCCAGGCTCTTGTAGGCCAAACTGGTTGCATGGAAACCCAAGAATGGTGAATCCATGACCTTTCAACTCCTCGTGCAGTGCATTCAGTTCTGTGAAAAGACAGGGATGTCAGAACCATCATGTCAGCATTCTGGCCTGACTAATATCTTCCCAATTATTGGGACTTCAGACAAACAGAAGAGAATGCTGAAACCACTCCTCTGGGTGTAATAGTAGGGTAGTCTACTTCTTGAAAAAGTCTAATCCATTAAAGGGTGGACCTCCTGGGTTCAGAAAGTAAAGTCCTGCCACATTGTTTGTTCCAATCATTTAGTAAACCACATGATCCTAACTAGCACACGTTTTCTGACAGGTACAGCAGCTAATTAGTGATATCGCCTGTAAAGTGCAAGGGCAGAAGATGACAAGACTTTACTGTCTCTGAACCCGGGATGGATATCAGTCTTTAATTAACATTTGTATGTGACTTACCCAGATACTGGAAGGTTAGTCCTCAGTACGTGGCAACGTTTACAATGAGGACTGTCTTCCCAGCGTACTGGCCTAAATTAATGTGCTCCCACCCATTTATAGTTGTGGCTCCATAGTCGTAGATGGTGCCTGAAGATGGAGGACAGACCTGACAAAAGAAATGCGTCACATTTTTCAGTTCATGTGTCCATAAGGTTGAAATATCACTGAATGAATGGACACTAATGACATGCAGGATGAGTGTAAACGTTGGGCATCAAGGTTATTACCACTTCAATCGACAGGCATTGTTAATAGGCCCTTAAAACCACAAATGAAAAATAACAAATCTTCATCTGTTATTGGCAGTCGCTTAACGCCAACATAATATTTGCCAAAGCTTCCAATGACTCTTTAGTCTCCACCAGCAACATGTACATGTCTAtcaaacagttttgttttcTATTTTGCATTTTCACTTTTAACCGTTTCTGTGGAGATCACATGTGCTGTCGCCTCCACCGTTGTTGCCAGAAGCGCGCCACACGTTCAGTGCGTGGATACAAATAAGGTAGTGGAGTGCTACTGACACTTTTTGGATTAATTCTCACTACATTTTCGGgtcatttttatttaatctaAACTCCTTAATCTCCAATTCAACAATTTTCTCTGAACATTGTATCCTGACACTCGATGCCGTTTTTAATTGACCAAAACATCTGTTTACGCGTAGCCTGAATTTAACATCGCACGATTCTCAAATTAACTAATAATTTGTGTAACATATTTCCCTTGCACTATGTCCTAATATTTTGTTCAGTTGCTAAATTGGAAAAGACGAATTTGTACCTGTTTATCTGGGTCTCCAAAACTCAACTGAAGCAGTCCAAAAAGAACCACCGGAACAAGCCACTGTTTCTCTCGGCTCCCCATGATAGAGGAGACTTCTGAATCCTTTCCCCAGGTACGTTTGAAGTAAAATCGCCGAAATATTTTTGCCTGTCTTATCTTATCCACTCCCCACTACAATGATAAGAAGGTGACGCATTTGTTACCtgaccaatcacaatcaagctCATACAAGCATACGTGACATTGACAAAATATTGACAATTTTGCCACAGATGTGTCACAGCCCATTAATGTCTTTATTTCTCTACAATGCAAATAAATGTGATGGAGTGatgttttttaaaacaaatccaAACCCTCAAATTTTAATTTGAAAAGGTGCTAGACTTAATATGATTTATGATTATTTCAAGTCACTGGATGTTTAGCCTACTCAAATATTTGTCAGGATCATGTGAAGTATGTTCACAAAGAGAAACAGGTTTGGGCCCTGGTGTTCACTTGACTGCGCTATGCCACGACTAGGCTCGAGTTATTTATGTCAACCTCCTTCCAATGACTCATCAGCAACACTTAGTTATCAGAAAGCAAGCAGACAGTGTTTCACTCTGCTGCAGGCATCTCAGTTCATGTCATGCTGCTCTCAGAGAGCAGTCAGTCAGTGTCAACAAAGAATCACATCAGGAGCTGAAGACACAATTTCTCTGATTAGGAATGCAAACAATTTTAAGGCATGTGTAAAGAGAGCACAGCACACTGTTCTGTAAATAGCTTTGGATAAACTAGTCAGTAAATGTGTCGGTAGTATCCAGTACAGCAGTTGTGCCATTAATTATCCAAATTGCATGagatttctgaaaaaaaaaaaaaaaaaaaatcatctgaaTATTTTGATAGCATCTGATAAGCCCTGCATTGTATAGTTTATTAACAGCAGCCGATAATTAGTTGCATAGCAACTGAATTCCATCCACACTGGATTGTGAGAGAAGTAAGAAAAAAAGGCATGGCATTAAGCTACAAATGCATCTTCTATGCCCTCAGAAGCTGATGATTTATGTTTCCAATCAAACCAATCGGGCTAAGATCTCACGTTCATTTTCAACAACTGACTTTCAAACATGAGGAAGTTAAGCAGTGAATATGCAGTAAACATGAAGTTAAGCAGTGAATATGCTTAAaagtcatttttttaaaatcattttCAGATATGCAGAAGTCAGTGCATTGTATACTGTAGATATGCTTTAGAATAGCAAAAGGTGTATTACAGTGATAGCTGTGGATCCCCCTGAGGAATTAGTGGTATCGTTTTCAGGATTATTGTAAGCTGATGATTGGTTGattcaagttgctgcagcaTGCCTGAtgaagaggagaaacaggatAGCCAGTCTGGAGCTTAACGCTGTACGACTACAGGAAACCGGCCTTCCTGCCTCAGCCAGAGATTAAGCCTTGATGACTGATGATGGACTAACATCTCCTTTTGCCCACCCATTCTTCTGACAGATAGCTggcattgtagcctacagaatgTCACTCTGTGAACAGTACCTTAATTTGCCTACAGTATAAGAGGATTAAACTAAGACTTTGATTCAATGGTGTTTTAGCTCCAGACATTTTTGTTGGCATTTAGCTGATAAAAATGAAATTAGCTGATGAACAGGAAAATATAAGGCAGACACAGAGTTGGACACATTTTTGTTCACCGTTTGAGGACACTGACGCTGTTACACATGGCAACTTTTTAAGCAATGTTGCTGCAGGGCAATATATTTGAGTATTCTTGTATAGATATTGTGAAGGCCTACTTTTATCATTAGTTGGCACGATCATCCAAACAGGACACGTGGAACTGAACAGGTTATGTGATTGCACAACATTGCTTAAAATCACCCATGTTTCATCACCCTTACAGTGCTTGATAGTTTGCGTTTGTGTATCATGTTTTACAAAATGTTACATGGACAATTTATAATGTTTTTACATATGAATAGACATAGGCAATAATACTGAAAACGatatactacacacatacatacagggaTGTAGTGataaaataagaggtggataaactatgaattctgtaaggtggactgcatcgtacggtttcagatttttcagaacatgtttaatgatggtggaggttattgccCAATTTTTATAACGAtatcagtggtattaaatggttcctagagtgtacatattgtgaatgtggataatacagtgtgatttttgaatgttaaaattgcaattggtgaataaactctaagatgtggataaactctatttctgaaatttcagaggtggataaactgtgtttacttgcgtttagcctccactacataaTCCCAAGATTACATGGATTAAACAAATGCATGAATTGGCATTTGTTGTCTGGAAGAAAAATGCCTTGCTAGGAATGTTCAAACTGCTGAAATGAGATAAAAGACAACACTGAGAACCAAGGCTTTCACTGGCTATTTTTACACTTACTGTAAACATTTACCTGATGACTACAAAGGTAAATATTTATCTTTAAAGATCCCTCATGTGAACTCTGCTACAGATATCACTGGCTTATCGGCACACAACAGGGACGTGAATATTGGTTCTCACTAGTGTTCATTTTCTCAATTACCAGCATCATGTTGCACAAATGTGTTGTTTTATGGCAAATATGAGGCAAGTGTTCTTTTGATAAAGTTCTCCTGTGTGTCGCCTCTGTATGAAGcttacacagagacaaacagtaCATGTTACACATTTTTGTGGATCAATTTGTAATTATTTGTAAGGCTTTCATGTGTGTACAATTATATTTGCCTGTGCATCATGTTGGCCTATTTTTTGTCCTGTGTATTTAGAACAGTACCTCCATTACTCCGGATGACAAGAGATGTGACTTTCTCGCCATGTATGTGCTAGAAGCATCTGGAAGCTTCTACCCCCTGTCCTGAGTGGACTATTCACTCACTGCTGTGACACATTTGACCTATGACCAATCACAGTGAGCATACCAAAGGCAACATCCTCCCTGTTTGCAAACTTTAATTTTACCGCCAATATATTGAGAAATACCTTCCAATAGGCTCAAGGCTGTAGCCATggagttacagtttttctcagtcgcttcggtgcttttctcagatcagaatgaaaattctcataactattagttcaacctccacaacatttagtcatttgtgcacatcatagtagcaatttctccatccttgaacaaattgcaaatgcttttgaacatgtatcagttgctttgtaatgtcagtcaaaatgaacacaCCTTAAGCTTAACACACCttaacacaccttaagctactgtgtagtgggtcccatttagaagtggctacttcattcacgctttccttgactcatggagctgcgtgaattttattacaacttttcgcacgatatggcagtttaagtccgctttgatactgtaaggcgtaaagccattggtttccaaaggagattttatttgtgtcgccagcatagcctattgacaatttatattgtaaataggcctaccttgtagcttagggaagctaacagctttctattaggatctagtttgttagttacagttttgtcataactccctgatacatttttgcatttagaatagccagagcgtggatatctcaatcgaaaaattaaacaatatcgggcgcctatggactaggctgggtgaacccagcctgatctgcccgctatgtattttttgatttcttaaaagattgagcttggtctggtgaaagccagacaagccatggacctcagttacacaatgcaagggaacatgaatcagcctatatttgcacgaacaacaacggacaacagctcttcaactttggcccgttaaaatgtgtacgaacagtctagcgacgcatttcatcaaggcccatttggagttatttgcaccactggttagatgtaaaacagcatttcgtttcagactactgttactttattgtcaatgcacaaattaagtatcacatgaactaaagatgactaaaatcttatgcagaagaagaaacattcacaaaaaatccatctatccaaaaatgacctttgtttttgatagctgttgaaaacggcatggaactgacagagatgtttttgtttattaataaataaatacatacatacatacatacatacatacatacatacataaaaatataacattatgctgataccttttgcttttcccaaatataatgtagcctacaggtgtaagtgacctttcatcaatccagttccaatgaatgaactgtgatgaactgccctacttgtgattgtttagagattttaaaggttttataacaatgctacaacttctttggctattctacaatctattcaccttttcagcgccagtaggctactttctgtgcagccaagacacacacacacaggcatgccaaacaagcatacacaaaagtttcaagagtgggggatggagtaaaagatggagacaaattgattagtgtgat
The Alosa alosa isolate M-15738 ecotype Scorff River chromosome 21, AALO_Geno_1.1, whole genome shotgun sequence genome window above contains:
- the gpx3 gene encoding glutathione peroxidase 3, whose protein sequence is MGSREKQWLVPVVLFGLLQLSFGDPDKQVCPPSSGTIYDYGATTINGWEHINLGQYAGKTVLIVNVATYUGLTFQYLELNALHEELKGHGFTILGFPCNQFGLQEPGNNHEILPTLKYARLGNGFVPNFQLFEKGDVNGRKEQGLFTFLKNACPPVGENFGNPTNRLFWEPFKGSDIKWNFEKFLIGPDGKPVMRWFPRVNVSEVRADILQYLQKYNS